Proteins co-encoded in one Rhopalosiphum maidis isolate BTI-1 chromosome 2, ASM367621v3, whole genome shotgun sequence genomic window:
- the LOC113554985 gene encoding RING finger protein unkempt isoform X3 — protein sequence MPSESKIPAQMEKPNHYSYLKEFRVEQCPLFLQHKCTQHRPYTCFNWHFMNQRRRRPVRKRDGTFNYSADDYCTQYDETTGVCTKGDECQYLHRTAGDTERRYHLRYYKTCMCVHDTDSRGFCTKNGPHCAFAHGNHDLRPPVYDINEQKVTENDDDNNIDLDGPNVLDKEKNLMNEDPKWQDTNFVLSNYKTDQCQRPPRLCRQGYACPQYHNSRDKRRNPRKYKYRSTPCPSVKHGDEWGEPSNCESGDSCAYCHTRTEQQFHPEIYKSTKCNDVQQAGYCPRGVFCAFAHVDQEMIIARESAAGLDSSTDLADILSNAVPSIGTECLRSPNGSGDLSECTSSIGSPNKAPGAHLSRSEFNVQQFQIAHEDTIQALLNSFDSQSLLPNVEPQRRHSSIFGPVVSNGNSNSSYMNHFSSYQPTTTMNGNLDDLVMEDNLNFSVDRENESPILNNPLSSSLQASDILGSSAPVNIPLTRHNSIGHFSPTIASPLKHMQNNIIQKSRYNQQDGLGHLNIVTGNNYGSTGLFGIGSPGAANTFPISPSNSNEVQRLQEELLNCRSKLVSWESERMSQVRCTYEAWQRETEDSNNKLKIAEQQRDEAINQAKSLQQEVDLLQGSPYLHGLRRVSEIRNLSLSVLKSLQSQMRNDLEEIEKVLYLQTATKCMLCEERNRSVTLGPCNHFVLCNQCVDTIKDCPYCSTPILSHTNTSTTQA from the exons ATGCCGTCAGAATCTAAGATTCCTGCCCAAATGGAGAAACCAAATCATTATTC ATATTTAAAAGAGTTTCGTGTTGAGCAATGTCCTTTGTTTTTACAACATAAATGCACACAACATAGACCCTATACTTGTTTTAATTGGCATTTTATGAATCAGCGGCGCCGTAGACCAGTAAGAAAAAGAGATGGCACATTTAACTATAGTGCAGATGattattgtacacaatatGATGAGACCACTGGAGTTTGCACTAAAGGAGACGA gtGCCAATATTTACACCGAACAGCTGGTGATACAGAAAGACGTTACCATTTGAGATATTATAAGACATGCATGTGTGTTCATGATACTGACAGTAGGGGATTTTGCACAAAAAATGGGCCGCATTGTGCTTTTGCACACGGGAATCATGATTTAAGACCACctgtatatgatattaatgagCAAAag gTAACTGaaaatgatgatgataataatatagatttagatGGACCAAATGTAttagataaagaaaaaaatttaatgaatgaaGATCCTAAATGGCAGG atACTAATTTTGttctttcaaattataaaactgatCAATGTCAACGTCCTCCTCGACTTTGTCGACAAGGATATGCATGTCCTCAATATCACAATAGTAGAGATAAAAGAAGAAATCCAAGAAAATACAAGTACAg atCTACTCCGTGTCCTAGCGTAAAACATGGAGATGAATGGGGCGAACCAAGTAATTGTGAAAGTGGTGACTCATGTGCGTATTGCCATACTAGAACTGAACAACAATTTCATCCAGAAATATATAAGTCTACAAAATGTAATGATGTACAACAAGCTGGTTATTGTCCTCGTGGAGTATTTTGTGCTTTTGCACATGTAGATC AGGAAATGATTATTGCTCGTGAATCAGCTGCTGGATTAGATTCTTCAACAGATTTAGCTGATATACTATCTAATGCTGTGCCTTCAATAGGAACTGAATGTTTAAGATCTccg AATGGAAGTGGGGATCTTTCAGAATGCACTTCAAGTATAGGCTCTCCTAATAAAGCTCCTGGTGCCCATTTGTCTAGATCTGAATTTAATGTTCAACAATTTCAAATAGCTCATGAAGATACCATACAagct cttttaaattcatttgatTCTCAATCATTGTTACCTAATGTTGAACCACAAAGAAGACATAGTTCTATATTTGGACCTGTTGTATCTAATGGTAATAGTAATTCATCTTATATGAATCATTTTTCTTCTTATCAGCCAACAACTACTATGAATg gtaatttAGACGATTTAGTTATggaagataatttaaatttttctgttGATCGAGAAAATGAATctcctatattaaataatcctCTATCATCGAGTTTACAAGCCTCtg atattttaggaAGTTCAGCTCCAGTTAATATTCCTCTTACACGTCATAATAGTATTGGTCATTTTTCTCCAACAATAGCTTCTCCATTAAAAcatatgcaaaataatatcatacaaaaatCTAGGTATAACCAACAAGATGGTCTAggtcatttaaatattgttactgGCAACAATTATGGCTCAACTGGTTTGTTTGGTATTGGCTCTCCAGGAGCTGCAAACACATTTCCAATTAGTCCTTCAAATTCAAATGAA gttcAAAGATTACAAGAAGAATTATTAAACTGTAGATCAAAATTAGTGTCTTGGGAATCTGAACGAATGTCACAAGTTAGATGCACTTATGAAGCATGGCAAAGAGAGACTGaagattcaaataataaattaaaaattgcagaACAACAAAGAGATgaa gcTATCAATCAAGCAAAATCATTACAACAAGAAGTAGATTTATTACAAGGTTCACCGTATCTGCATGGACTACGTAGGGTCTcagaaattagaaatttatcattatctgTATTAAAGTCATTACAGAGTCAAATGAGAAATGATTTAGAAGAAATTGaaaag GTTTTATACTTACAAACTGCTACCAAATGCATGTTATGCGAAGAGCGTAATAGGAGTGTCACATTGGGACCTTGTAATCATTTTGTGTTGTGTAATCAGTGTGTTGATACGATAAAAGATTGTCCGTATTGCTCGACCCCTATCTTATCTCATACTAATACATCTACAACACAGgcatag
- the LOC113554985 gene encoding RING finger protein unkempt isoform X2, with amino-acid sequence MPSESKIPAQMEKPNHYSYLKEFRVEQCPLFLQHKCTQHRPYTCFNWHFMNQRRRRPVRKRDGTFNYSADDYCTQYDETTGVCTKGDECQYLHRTAGDTERRYHLRYYKTCMCVHDTDSRGFCTKNGPHCAFAHGNHDLRPPVYDINEQKVTENDDDNNIDLDGPNVLDKEKNLMNEDPKWQDTNFVLSNYKTDQCQRPPRLCRQGYACPQYHNSRDKRRNPRKYKSTPCPSVKHGDEWGEPSNCESGDSCAYCHTRTEQQFHPEIYKSTKCNDVQQAGYCPRGVFCAFAHVDQEMIIARESAAGLDSSTDLADILSNAVPSIGTECLRSPVKKIDNDNNSSSNGSGDLSECTSSIGSPNKAPGAHLSRSEFNVQQFQIAHEDTIQALLNSFDSQSLLPNVEPQRRHSSIFGPVVSNGNSNSSYMNHFSSYQPTTTMNGNLDDLVMEDNLNFSVDRENESPILNNPLSSSLQASDILGSSAPVNIPLTRHNSIGHFSPTIASPLKHMQNNIIQKSRYNQQDGLGHLNIVTGNNYGSTGLFGIGSPGAANTFPISPSNSNEVQRLQEELLNCRSKLVSWESERMSQVRCTYEAWQRETEDSNNKLKIAEQQRDEAINQAKSLQQEVDLLQGSPYLHGLRRVSEIRNLSLSVLKSLQSQMRNDLEEIEKVLYLQTATKCMLCEERNRSVTLGPCNHFVLCNQCVDTIKDCPYCSTPILSHTNTSTTQA; translated from the exons ATGCCGTCAGAATCTAAGATTCCTGCCCAAATGGAGAAACCAAATCATTATTC ATATTTAAAAGAGTTTCGTGTTGAGCAATGTCCTTTGTTTTTACAACATAAATGCACACAACATAGACCCTATACTTGTTTTAATTGGCATTTTATGAATCAGCGGCGCCGTAGACCAGTAAGAAAAAGAGATGGCACATTTAACTATAGTGCAGATGattattgtacacaatatGATGAGACCACTGGAGTTTGCACTAAAGGAGACGA gtGCCAATATTTACACCGAACAGCTGGTGATACAGAAAGACGTTACCATTTGAGATATTATAAGACATGCATGTGTGTTCATGATACTGACAGTAGGGGATTTTGCACAAAAAATGGGCCGCATTGTGCTTTTGCACACGGGAATCATGATTTAAGACCACctgtatatgatattaatgagCAAAag gTAACTGaaaatgatgatgataataatatagatttagatGGACCAAATGTAttagataaagaaaaaaatttaatgaatgaaGATCCTAAATGGCAGG atACTAATTTTGttctttcaaattataaaactgatCAATGTCAACGTCCTCCTCGACTTTGTCGACAAGGATATGCATGTCCTCAATATCACAATAGTAGAGATAAAAGAAGAAATCCAAGAAAATACAA atCTACTCCGTGTCCTAGCGTAAAACATGGAGATGAATGGGGCGAACCAAGTAATTGTGAAAGTGGTGACTCATGTGCGTATTGCCATACTAGAACTGAACAACAATTTCATCCAGAAATATATAAGTCTACAAAATGTAATGATGTACAACAAGCTGGTTATTGTCCTCGTGGAGTATTTTGTGCTTTTGCACATGTAGATC AGGAAATGATTATTGCTCGTGAATCAGCTGCTGGATTAGATTCTTCAACAGATTTAGCTGATATACTATCTAATGCTGTGCCTTCAATAGGAACTGAATGTTTAAGATCTccggtaaaaaaaatagataatgacaataatagttCATcg AATGGAAGTGGGGATCTTTCAGAATGCACTTCAAGTATAGGCTCTCCTAATAAAGCTCCTGGTGCCCATTTGTCTAGATCTGAATTTAATGTTCAACAATTTCAAATAGCTCATGAAGATACCATACAagct cttttaaattcatttgatTCTCAATCATTGTTACCTAATGTTGAACCACAAAGAAGACATAGTTCTATATTTGGACCTGTTGTATCTAATGGTAATAGTAATTCATCTTATATGAATCATTTTTCTTCTTATCAGCCAACAACTACTATGAATg gtaatttAGACGATTTAGTTATggaagataatttaaatttttctgttGATCGAGAAAATGAATctcctatattaaataatcctCTATCATCGAGTTTACAAGCCTCtg atattttaggaAGTTCAGCTCCAGTTAATATTCCTCTTACACGTCATAATAGTATTGGTCATTTTTCTCCAACAATAGCTTCTCCATTAAAAcatatgcaaaataatatcatacaaaaatCTAGGTATAACCAACAAGATGGTCTAggtcatttaaatattgttactgGCAACAATTATGGCTCAACTGGTTTGTTTGGTATTGGCTCTCCAGGAGCTGCAAACACATTTCCAATTAGTCCTTCAAATTCAAATGAA gttcAAAGATTACAAGAAGAATTATTAAACTGTAGATCAAAATTAGTGTCTTGGGAATCTGAACGAATGTCACAAGTTAGATGCACTTATGAAGCATGGCAAAGAGAGACTGaagattcaaataataaattaaaaattgcagaACAACAAAGAGATgaa gcTATCAATCAAGCAAAATCATTACAACAAGAAGTAGATTTATTACAAGGTTCACCGTATCTGCATGGACTACGTAGGGTCTcagaaattagaaatttatcattatctgTATTAAAGTCATTACAGAGTCAAATGAGAAATGATTTAGAAGAAATTGaaaag GTTTTATACTTACAAACTGCTACCAAATGCATGTTATGCGAAGAGCGTAATAGGAGTGTCACATTGGGACCTTGTAATCATTTTGTGTTGTGTAATCAGTGTGTTGATACGATAAAAGATTGTCCGTATTGCTCGACCCCTATCTTATCTCATACTAATACATCTACAACACAGgcatag
- the LOC113554985 gene encoding RING finger protein unkempt isoform X1, which translates to MPSESKIPAQMEKPNHYSYLKEFRVEQCPLFLQHKCTQHRPYTCFNWHFMNQRRRRPVRKRDGTFNYSADDYCTQYDETTGVCTKGDECQYLHRTAGDTERRYHLRYYKTCMCVHDTDSRGFCTKNGPHCAFAHGNHDLRPPVYDINEQKVTENDDDNNIDLDGPNVLDKEKNLMNEDPKWQDTNFVLSNYKTDQCQRPPRLCRQGYACPQYHNSRDKRRNPRKYKYRSTPCPSVKHGDEWGEPSNCESGDSCAYCHTRTEQQFHPEIYKSTKCNDVQQAGYCPRGVFCAFAHVDQEMIIARESAAGLDSSTDLADILSNAVPSIGTECLRSPVKKIDNDNNSSSNGSGDLSECTSSIGSPNKAPGAHLSRSEFNVQQFQIAHEDTIQALLNSFDSQSLLPNVEPQRRHSSIFGPVVSNGNSNSSYMNHFSSYQPTTTMNGNLDDLVMEDNLNFSVDRENESPILNNPLSSSLQASDILGSSAPVNIPLTRHNSIGHFSPTIASPLKHMQNNIIQKSRYNQQDGLGHLNIVTGNNYGSTGLFGIGSPGAANTFPISPSNSNEVQRLQEELLNCRSKLVSWESERMSQVRCTYEAWQRETEDSNNKLKIAEQQRDEAINQAKSLQQEVDLLQGSPYLHGLRRVSEIRNLSLSVLKSLQSQMRNDLEEIEKVLYLQTATKCMLCEERNRSVTLGPCNHFVLCNQCVDTIKDCPYCSTPILSHTNTSTTQA; encoded by the exons ATGCCGTCAGAATCTAAGATTCCTGCCCAAATGGAGAAACCAAATCATTATTC ATATTTAAAAGAGTTTCGTGTTGAGCAATGTCCTTTGTTTTTACAACATAAATGCACACAACATAGACCCTATACTTGTTTTAATTGGCATTTTATGAATCAGCGGCGCCGTAGACCAGTAAGAAAAAGAGATGGCACATTTAACTATAGTGCAGATGattattgtacacaatatGATGAGACCACTGGAGTTTGCACTAAAGGAGACGA gtGCCAATATTTACACCGAACAGCTGGTGATACAGAAAGACGTTACCATTTGAGATATTATAAGACATGCATGTGTGTTCATGATACTGACAGTAGGGGATTTTGCACAAAAAATGGGCCGCATTGTGCTTTTGCACACGGGAATCATGATTTAAGACCACctgtatatgatattaatgagCAAAag gTAACTGaaaatgatgatgataataatatagatttagatGGACCAAATGTAttagataaagaaaaaaatttaatgaatgaaGATCCTAAATGGCAGG atACTAATTTTGttctttcaaattataaaactgatCAATGTCAACGTCCTCCTCGACTTTGTCGACAAGGATATGCATGTCCTCAATATCACAATAGTAGAGATAAAAGAAGAAATCCAAGAAAATACAAGTACAg atCTACTCCGTGTCCTAGCGTAAAACATGGAGATGAATGGGGCGAACCAAGTAATTGTGAAAGTGGTGACTCATGTGCGTATTGCCATACTAGAACTGAACAACAATTTCATCCAGAAATATATAAGTCTACAAAATGTAATGATGTACAACAAGCTGGTTATTGTCCTCGTGGAGTATTTTGTGCTTTTGCACATGTAGATC AGGAAATGATTATTGCTCGTGAATCAGCTGCTGGATTAGATTCTTCAACAGATTTAGCTGATATACTATCTAATGCTGTGCCTTCAATAGGAACTGAATGTTTAAGATCTccggtaaaaaaaatagataatgacaataatagttCATcg AATGGAAGTGGGGATCTTTCAGAATGCACTTCAAGTATAGGCTCTCCTAATAAAGCTCCTGGTGCCCATTTGTCTAGATCTGAATTTAATGTTCAACAATTTCAAATAGCTCATGAAGATACCATACAagct cttttaaattcatttgatTCTCAATCATTGTTACCTAATGTTGAACCACAAAGAAGACATAGTTCTATATTTGGACCTGTTGTATCTAATGGTAATAGTAATTCATCTTATATGAATCATTTTTCTTCTTATCAGCCAACAACTACTATGAATg gtaatttAGACGATTTAGTTATggaagataatttaaatttttctgttGATCGAGAAAATGAATctcctatattaaataatcctCTATCATCGAGTTTACAAGCCTCtg atattttaggaAGTTCAGCTCCAGTTAATATTCCTCTTACACGTCATAATAGTATTGGTCATTTTTCTCCAACAATAGCTTCTCCATTAAAAcatatgcaaaataatatcatacaaaaatCTAGGTATAACCAACAAGATGGTCTAggtcatttaaatattgttactgGCAACAATTATGGCTCAACTGGTTTGTTTGGTATTGGCTCTCCAGGAGCTGCAAACACATTTCCAATTAGTCCTTCAAATTCAAATGAA gttcAAAGATTACAAGAAGAATTATTAAACTGTAGATCAAAATTAGTGTCTTGGGAATCTGAACGAATGTCACAAGTTAGATGCACTTATGAAGCATGGCAAAGAGAGACTGaagattcaaataataaattaaaaattgcagaACAACAAAGAGATgaa gcTATCAATCAAGCAAAATCATTACAACAAGAAGTAGATTTATTACAAGGTTCACCGTATCTGCATGGACTACGTAGGGTCTcagaaattagaaatttatcattatctgTATTAAAGTCATTACAGAGTCAAATGAGAAATGATTTAGAAGAAATTGaaaag GTTTTATACTTACAAACTGCTACCAAATGCATGTTATGCGAAGAGCGTAATAGGAGTGTCACATTGGGACCTTGTAATCATTTTGTGTTGTGTAATCAGTGTGTTGATACGATAAAAGATTGTCCGTATTGCTCGACCCCTATCTTATCTCATACTAATACATCTACAACACAGgcatag